ACCGGATGCTCGCCGCCGACGGTGTGGCCGAGGCTCTCCGCCGCGTGACCGACCACGTCTTCGTCGTACTCACCCACCCCGAGGAGCCGGCCACCCCGTGAGCCCCACCGATCCGCAGCCCCCCACCCCCGGCGCACCCGCGACCCCCGCAGGGCCCGCCACCCCCGGCGCACCCGCCACCCCCGCAGGGCCCGCCACCCCCGCAGCACCCGCCACCCCCGCAGGGCCCGCCACCCGCGGCGCACCCGCCACCCCCGCGGCACCCACGCCCGGCGAGCCCACCAACACGGCAGGGCCCGCCACGCCCCTTCCCACGCCCCTCACCGGCCCCGCCTTCGGCTCGTACTCCGCCGACGACGTGACCTGGCTGCTGAAGGACCTCGGCGACGCGCAACTCGAGGCTCCCGCCGCGGAGCGTGAGCGCGACATCCAGAGCGGGCGGGCGAACTACGCCGAGACGCTGCCCGTCGAGTATGTGCCGAGCGCCGAGTACCAGCAGCTGTTCGCCGAGGCTCTCGCCCGGTCGAGCCGCCGCGTCGCCGTGGCCGTGGGGGTAGTCACCGAACTGGTGCTCGCCGCGCGCGGCGGCCGGCCCGTGCTGGTGTCGCTGGCCCGCGCGGGAACGCCGATCGGCATCCTCATGAAGCGCTGGGCCGAACGGATGCACGGGATCGAGGTCCCGCACCTGACGATGAGCATCGTGCGGGGGGTCGGGCTCGACCAGACGGCCCTCCGTTACCTCGCCAGCACCTTCGACCCGGCGCGCATCATGTTCGTCGACGGTTGGACGGGCAAGGGCGCCATCGCCCGCGAACTCACCGCGGCCCTCGCGCTGTTCGCCGAGACCGACGGGACCGTCTTCGGCGACGACCTCGCGGTGCTCGCCGACCCGGGCCACTGCGTCAGCATCTTCGGCACGCGCGACGACTACCTGATTCCATCGGCGTGCCTGAACTCGACCGTGTCGGGCCTCGTCTCCCGCACCGTGTTCAACCGCGAGCTGATCGGGCCGAACGACTTCCACGGTGCCAAGTTCTACGAGGGGCTGCGGGGCGACGACGTCTCGGCCGTGTTCCTCGACAGCATCGGAGCGCACTTCGGCGACGAAGCTGTGCGAGCGGAGGTCGCCGCCGGCGTCGCCGAGGCGGAAGCCGAGACGCGCGCAGGCGACCGCACGCCCAGCTGGGAGGGGTGGCGCGCCGTCGAACGGATCAGCGCCGACTACGGCATCGACAACGTCAACCTCGTGAAACCCGGTGTCGGCGAGACGACCCGGGTGCTGCTCCGCCGGGTGCCGTGGAAGATCCTGGTGCGGCCCGGCGCCCGCGACGACATCGCCCACGTGCTCCTGCTCGCCGAACAACGCGGGGTGCCGATCGAGGAGGTCGACGACCTGCCCTACAGCTGCGTCGGCCTGATCAACCCGCTCGCGACAGCCGGGCCGCAGCGCACGAGCGCGGGGGCCGACCAGTGAGCGAAGGCACGCCGACCGTCGCAAACACCCCGACCGTCGCGAGCACCCCGACCACCCTCGCCGCCTGCGACCTCGACCGCACCCTCATCTACTCCCCGCGCGCCTTCTGGCTCGACACGGCCGACGCCGACGCGCCGGGCATGGTCGTCTCCGAGCTCTACCAGGGTGCGCCGATCTCGTTCATGACGCGCCGGGCGGAGGCGCTGCTCGTGGAGCTCCGCGCCGTGAGCGTGTTCGTGCCGGTGACGACCCGTACGGTCATCCAGTACCAGCGTGTGCAGCTGCCGGGCCCCGTGCCGGAGTACGCGATCACCAGCAACGGGGGTGTGCTGCTTGTCGACGGGGTCTCGGATGCCGCGTGGGCAGCCTCGGTGCGCCACCGCCTGGCCGAGCAGGCCGCCCCCATCGCCGAGGTGACCGCGCTGCTCGAAGACCCCCTGGCGGCGCCGTGGATCCTGAAGGTCAACGACGCCGAGAACCTCTTCGTCTACGCCATCGTCGACCGCCCGGCGCTGCCGACGGCCTGGCTCGAACAGCTCGAGGCGACCTGCCACGCGTTCGGCTGGTCGGTCTCGGTGCAGGGCCGGAAGCTCTACTGCGTGCCGCACGCGGTGACGAAGAGCGACGCGGTCGCCGAGGTGCGACGCCGGTCGGGCGCGTCGACGGTTCTCGCCGCGGGCGATTCGCTGCTCGACCAGCGGATGCTCGAACACGCCGATCTCGCCTTCCGCCCCGCCCACGGGGAACTCGAAGAGGCGGGTTACGCGCACGGCAACCTGACAATCACGGGCAGCGTGGGCATCCTCGCCGGTGAGGAGCTCCTGCAGCTGATGATCGCCGCCTGCAGAGGCCGGCGCGCCGCCGACCTGGCCGGCTGAGCCCCACGCACGGGCAGGATCGCGTACGGTGGGGCCTGTGCGGCATCCGAGCACAGGGGGCCCACGCGGGTCTCCGGGTGTGCGGCGCCGAGAGCTCTGCGTTGGGAACCCATGACCGGCACGCACGAGGGGAGCCGGGGCGCCCAGGCCGACGAGCCGCAGAACCCCGTGCTCTCGGAGTGGCAACGCGAGCTCCTCGCCCCGTTCCTGAAAGCCCTGCCGATCACCGGCCTGTCCCTCTCCGTCTCCGGGTACTCGGGGCAGGAGTCGACGCTCGCCGTGTCCGACGCCACCGCAACGGAGCTCAGCGAGCTGCAGTTCGCCCGGGGCCAGGGACCGCACTGGAAGGTCCTGGCCACGGGCCGGCCCGTGCTGGTTCCGGATGTCGCGGCCTCCGCCGGCGAATGGCCCCTGTTCGGTGAAGCCCTCGCGGGACTCCCCGTGGGCGCCATCTTCGCCTTCCCGCTGCGCATCGGTGCCGCCGTCGTCGGAGTCGTCGACCTCTACAGCTCGGTTCCCGGCGGTCTCGACGTGCGGCAGGCGCAGACCGCGGCCGGTCTGGCACAGGCCGCGACCGGCACGGCAGTGCGGCGCGCCACCGAGAGCGCGAACGACGATGCCCCGCACCCCTCGAGCCCCGTACCCGAGACCCGGCGCGAGGTGCAGCAGGCGACCGGGATGATCCTCGCCCAGCTCGACGTTTCGGCAACGGATGCGTTCTACCGACTCCGGATGCACGCCTTCTCAAACGGACGCTCCCTCCAGTCCGTGGCCCTCGACGTGATCGCCCGGTCCATAGATTTCCGGGATCTCGAGTAATGGCCGACAATGAGATCACGACCGACGAACAGCACGATGAGAGCAGCCCAGTGAGCGATACGTCACGCGAAACGCTCCTGAGTGCGGCGTTCGTGAAGCTGGCCGACACTCTCGTCGACGATTTCGACATCGTCGACCTGCTGCACACCCTCGTCGACGAGTGCCGGCGCATCCTGAACATCGAAGCCGCCGGCCTGATGCTCGCCAACCAGGACGAACAACTCGAGCTCGTCGCGTCGACCAGCGAAGAGGCCGAGCTGGTCGAGATTATGCAGATCAACGCCGGCGCGGGTCCCTGCGTCGATGCCTACACGGGCGGCGACGCAGTCGCCGTGGCCGACATCGCGGCTGAGCAGGAACACTGGCCGGCCTTCAGTTCCGCTGCCCTCGCCCTGGGCTTCCACGCGGTGTACGCGACACCGATGAAGCTCCGTGGGCGGGTGATCGGCACCCTGAACCTCCTCAGCACGAGCGTCGGAGTGCTGGAGGAACGCGACGCGAACGCCGCTCGCGCCCTGGCCGACGCGGCGACGATCGCCATCCTCCAGGAGCGACTGCTCCACGAGACGACGATCGTCACCGAACAGCTGAACCACGCGCTCGAGAGCCGGATCTTCATCGAGCAGGCCAAGGGCGCGCTGGCGCAGACGTTCTCGGTCTCCATGGACGAGGCCTTCCAACTGCTCCGCAACTACGCCCGCCGCAACA
Above is a genomic segment from Subtercola boreus containing:
- a CDS encoding GAF and ANTAR domain-containing protein; this encodes MTGTHEGSRGAQADEPQNPVLSEWQRELLAPFLKALPITGLSLSVSGYSGQESTLAVSDATATELSELQFARGQGPHWKVLATGRPVLVPDVAASAGEWPLFGEALAGLPVGAIFAFPLRIGAAVVGVVDLYSSVPGGLDVRQAQTAAGLAQAATGTAVRRATESANDDAPHPSSPVPETRREVQQATGMILAQLDVSATDAFYRLRMHAFSNGRSLQSVALDVIARSIDFRDLE
- a CDS encoding GAF and ANTAR domain-containing protein → MADNEITTDEQHDESSPVSDTSRETLLSAAFVKLADTLVDDFDIVDLLHTLVDECRRILNIEAAGLMLANQDEQLELVASTSEEAELVEIMQINAGAGPCVDAYTGGDAVAVADIAAEQEHWPAFSSAALALGFHAVYATPMKLRGRVIGTLNLLSTSVGVLEERDANAARALADAATIAILQERLLHETTIVTEQLNHALESRIFIEQAKGALAQTFSVSMDEAFQLLRNYARRNNLRLQVVAAGIADRSIAAAELATPA
- a CDS encoding cysteine protease StiP family protein, yielding MSPTDPQPPTPGAPATPAGPATPGAPATPAGPATPAAPATPAGPATRGAPATPAAPTPGEPTNTAGPATPLPTPLTGPAFGSYSADDVTWLLKDLGDAQLEAPAAERERDIQSGRANYAETLPVEYVPSAEYQQLFAEALARSSRRVAVAVGVVTELVLAARGGRPVLVSLARAGTPIGILMKRWAERMHGIEVPHLTMSIVRGVGLDQTALRYLASTFDPARIMFVDGWTGKGAIARELTAALALFAETDGTVFGDDLAVLADPGHCVSIFGTRDDYLIPSACLNSTVSGLVSRTVFNRELIGPNDFHGAKFYEGLRGDDVSAVFLDSIGAHFGDEAVRAEVAAGVAEAEAETRAGDRTPSWEGWRAVERISADYGIDNVNLVKPGVGETTRVLLRRVPWKILVRPGARDDIAHVLLLAEQRGVPIEEVDDLPYSCVGLINPLATAGPQRTSAGADQ
- a CDS encoding HAD family hydrolase, which encodes MSEGTPTVANTPTVASTPTTLAACDLDRTLIYSPRAFWLDTADADAPGMVVSELYQGAPISFMTRRAEALLVELRAVSVFVPVTTRTVIQYQRVQLPGPVPEYAITSNGGVLLVDGVSDAAWAASVRHRLAEQAAPIAEVTALLEDPLAAPWILKVNDAENLFVYAIVDRPALPTAWLEQLEATCHAFGWSVSVQGRKLYCVPHAVTKSDAVAEVRRRSGASTVLAAGDSLLDQRMLEHADLAFRPAHGELEEAGYAHGNLTITGSVGILAGEELLQLMIAACRGRRAADLAG